A stretch of the Cheilinus undulatus linkage group 11, ASM1832078v1, whole genome shotgun sequence genome encodes the following:
- the LOC121517003 gene encoding N-fatty-acyl-amino acid synthase/hydrolase PM20D1.2-like gives MTDSGPKFNIIKFLKIIISSLFIIALLLFTIATIRTFTLDVNVELQLAHWEKTNNISLMIDHSQRQELLANLKEAIRIPTVSFSETESNTTALGEFDRFLRKAFPTVFSSTLVHHEVVANYSHLFWVQGSNPSLVPYLLLAHIDVVPASESDGWDVPPFSAEEMDGFIYGRGTIDDKSQVMGILQALEYLLIKGYAPRRGFYISLGHDEEVSGLKGALTTVQLLKERDVQLLFVLDEGLAVLDGVISGLDGPAALIGVSEKGAATVKLSVSMAPGHSSMPPRETSIGILAAAVKRLEDNPMPRLFGLGPERGTFEHLAHKFKLPMKFILSNFWLFSSLLARVLERKSDTNAFVRTTTAVTIFNSGVKINVIPSHAEAYVNLRIHSAQTLQEVLDLIQSTVGDERVKIEFVDGFDPLPVSSSDEKSFGFQIIKKTVLDMFPTVAVAPGICIGNTDSRHFKDLTNDIYRFAPVWFKPGDAQRFHGINERISKKNYEELVVYYSQLIQNCDTERLPEPHSSVHEL, from the exons ATGACAGACTCAGGGCCGAAGTTCAACATAATTaagtttttaaagattattattaGTAGCCTCTTCATTATAGCACTGCTGCTGTTTACTATAGCAACTATCAGGACTTTCACTCTGGACGTAAATGTCGAGCTGCAACTCGCTCACTGGGAAAAGACGAACAACATTTCCCTCATGATAGACCACAGCCAGAGACAGGAGCTTCTTGCCAATTTGAAAG AGGCTATCCGGATCCCTACAGTGTCATTCTCCgagacagagagcaacactaCGGCTCTGGGTGAATTTGACAGGTTCCTCCGAAAAG CCTTTCCAACAGTTTTTTCTTCAACCTTGGTGCATCATGAAGTGGTTGCCAACTATAGCCACCTGTTTTGGGTGCAAGGGTCCAACCCGAGCCTGGTGCCGTACCTACTGCTGGCCCACATTGATGTTGTGCCGGCCTCAGAGTCTGATGGTTGGGACGTCCCGCCATTCTCTGCAGAGGAGATGGATGGCTTCATATATGGTAGAGGGACCATAGATGACAAAAGCCAAGTAATG GGAATACTTCAAGCACTGGAATACTTGCTGATAAAAGGATATGCTCCACGCAGAGGGTTTTACATCAGTCTTGGTCATGATGAAGAA gtaAGTGGTCTCAAGGGGGCATTGACCACAGTGCAGTTACTAAAAGAGCGTGATGTACAGCTGTTGTTTGTCCTGGATGAGGGCCTAGCTGTTCTTGACGGAGTCATCAGTGGTCTTGATGGACCTGCTGCCCT GATTGGGGTAAGTGAAAAAGGAGCTGCCACTGTAAAGCTTAGTGTGTCTATGGCCCCTGGTCACTCCTCAATGCCACCCCGTGAGACCAGCATTGGGATCTTGGCAGCAGCTGTCAAAAG GTTAGAGGATAACCCCATGCCGAGGTTGTTTGGCCTTGGGCCTGAACGTGGAACTTTTGAGCATCTAGCACATAAA TTCAAGCTTCCAATGAAGTTCATATTATCCaatttttggctgttttcctCACTCCTTGCAAg GGTGCTTGAAAGAAAATCAGACACTAATGCTTTTGTAAGGACAACCACAGCAGTAACAATATTTAATTCAGGAGTTAAG ATTAATGTCATCCCTTCACATGCTGAAGCGTATGTTAATCTACGAATCCATTCAGCACAGACTTTACAAGAG GTCCTGGACCTTATCCAGTCAACAGTGGGGGACGAGCGGGTGAAAATAGAGTTTGTTGATGGGTTTGACCCTTTGCCTGTCAGCTCATCCGATGAAAAGTCTTTTGGCTTCCAGATCATTAAGAAGACAGTGTTGGATATGTTTCCAACTGTTGCAGTAGCTCCAG GTATTTGTATTGGGAACACAGACAGTCGACACTTCAAGGACCTGACCAATGATATTTATCGCTTTGCCCCTGTCTGGTTTAAACCAGGTGATGCTCAGAG attCCATGGCATCAATGAACGGATTTCTAAAAAGAACTATGAAGAGCTGGTGGTATATTACTCCCAACTGATTCAAAACTGTGATACTGAAAGGCTTCCTGAGCCTCACAGCTCTGTCCATGAGCTCTAA